One region of Carcharodon carcharias isolate sCarCar2 chromosome 21, sCarCar2.pri, whole genome shotgun sequence genomic DNA includes:
- the rpap3 gene encoding RNA polymerase II-associated protein 3 isoform X2, which produces MSGLNKSVELQLQVRQQSEELRDFMRELDGWEKDIKKKDDELRRQSGEAPALDPTLPPVRNRNYKKNTNKKTVSRNNRKNKENKATRIKSYDYKSWEKFDVDKVLEELDKNDSISEPDTEDEEIDVEKALLEKEKGNNYFKEGKYDEAIDCYTRAMTMDPYNPVFPTNRASTFLKIKKYAVAESDCNLAIALDKSFMKAYLRRGAARMKLKNFQAAKEDFELVLSLDAQNFEAQNELRKVNEALASEQCGKDQSQLNKYEEMDTNEEKKLTGTQAKQQAIFEKDLGNEYFKEGKYLEAIECYTRGMAADGTNALLPANRAMACIKLEKFAEAEADCSQAISLDNTYSKAFARRGTARMCLGKMKEAKEDFEMVLLLEPGNKQALTELEKINKELALPEATTQQKSSESKESRRLIKPIHKPPHQRSTKPLIRVAIEEVGDTVTNIKTEAAAVSFPFDLAVKQPSVLPPVEEASKIQEKITHCDSSVPAAEAPSAKILKVEERGHSGVSEKQSVKAETPAVESLADMKAKAPLFSHSVIIPHAPANSFQLEADLRKLKNYPEVLHKYLKV; this is translated from the exons ATGTCGGGTCTTAACAAGTCGGTGGAGCTGCAGCTGCAGGTGCGGCAGCAGTCGGAGGAGCTGCGGGATTTCATGAGGGAGCTGGACGGCTGGGAGAAAGACATTAAGAAGAAGGACGACGAGCTCCGGCGGCAGAGCGGCGAGGCCCCGGCCTTGGACCCG ACACTACCACCTGTAAGAAATCGAAATTATAagaaaaatacaaataaaaagACTGTTTCACGGAACAATAGGAAGAACAAAGAAAATAAAGCAACAAGAATAAAATCTTATGACTATAAGTCTTGGGAAAAATTTGATGTG GACAAAGTGCTGGAAGAACTGGATAAAAATGACAGCATTTCGGAGCCGGACACAGAAGATGAGGAAATAGATGTAGAGAAAGCTCTTTTGGAGAAAGAAAAG GGTAATAATTACTTCAAAGAAGGCAAATATGATGAAGCAATAGACTGTTATACCAGGGCCATGACAATGGATCCATATAACCCAGTTTTCCCTACAAATCGTGCATCGActttcttaaaaataaaaaa GTATGCCGTTGCAGAATCAGATTGCAATTTAGCTATTGCACTGGACAAGTCCTTCATGAAAGCTTATCTTCGAAGAGGTGCTGCTCGTATGAAACTGAAAAACTTTCAAGCTGCAAAAGAAG ATTTTGAACTGGTGTTAAGCTTGGATGCACAAAACTTTGAAGCACAGAATGAACTCAGAAAAGTAAATGAG GCTCTAGCATCAGAACAATGTGGTAAAGATCAGAGTCAATTGAACAAATATGAAGAAATGGATACCAACGAAGAAAAGAAACTGACTGGAACACAGGCGAAACAGCAGGCAATTTTTGAGAAAGACTTG GGCAATGAATACTTTAAGGAAGGAAAGTATTTAGAAGCAATTGAATGCTATACCAGAGGGATGGCAGCAGATGGCACCAATGCACTTTTACCAGCAAACCGGGCCATGGCTTGTATTAAACTTGaaaa GTTTGCAGAGGCAGAAGCTGACTGTAGCCAGGCAATCTCGTTGGATAATACTTATTCCAAAGCATTTGCACGAAGGGGAACTGCCCGAATGTGCCTAGGAAAGATGAAGGAAGCGAAAGAAG ATTTTGAAATGGTACTGTTGCTGGAACCAGGAAACAAGCAAGCTTTAACTGAACTTGAAAAAATAAACAAG GAATTGGCTTTGCCAGAGGCCACCACACAGCAGAAATCTTCAGAAAGCAAAGAAAGTCGGAGACTAATCAAACCAATCCATAAACCACCACATCAAAGATCTACT AAACCCCTCATAAGAGTTGCTATTGAAGAAGTTGGAGATACAGTGACTAATATTAAGACAGAGGCAGCTGCAGTCAGTTTCCCTTTTGATCTTGCAGTGAAGCAGCCATCTGTGTTACCACCTGTAGAAGAGGCCAGCAAGATTCAGGAAAAAATCACCCATTGTGACTCCTCTGTGCCAGCTGCTGAAGCGCCTAGTGCCAAAATACTTAAAGTTGAAGAGag AGGACATTCTGGTGTGTCAGAGAAGCAATCAGTTAAAGCTGAAACTCCTGCTGTAGAGAGCTTGGCAGACATGAAAGCTAAAGCacctctgttttcccactctgtGATTATCCCACATGCTCCCGCCAACTCCTTTCAACTCGAAGCAGATCTCCGCAAACTGAAGAATTATCCAGAGGTGTTACATAAATATTTGAAG